A stretch of the Candidatus Jettenia sp. AMX2 genome encodes the following:
- a CDS encoding cytochrome ubiquinol oxidase subunit I has translation MKRNIVILFLFTITILSPLLLSSKVLANNAVAHATEEESPGMELPQFEAGQAPEGESGATPEAAEEEELEVVQYRTFFGLDSRVVVWIVSELHLMFAAFVLGVPIFAVIVEIVGYKGGDVKYDKMAKEFTKLLSAAFATTASLGGLLAFCLFGLYPEFMSHMTNVFAPTMYIYALLFFGEAFTLYGYYYSWDILKGTAFRKWSHISLGVMLNLFGTSLMFLTNSWATYMMSPSGVSPATGRVLSLYHAFYNELWMPVNIHRLIANVCFGGFIVGAYAAVKFLGARTEEEKAHYDWMGYVGNFIGIGALIPLPFAGYWLGREVYSASPVMGNIMMGGAFSWTFIIQAILIGMLFIGANYYLWLGMGRIKGSERYTKFIKYLVFIIFACFAVWLTPHNLPLSGEERAMIGEQYHPFSKYFGVMAAKNAVVNMIILATFFSFLIYRRSNKGETVPFSEQGRAGKIGIFSALIFCLLMLVSYAVSLNFVELEANIKEFVKPLITSLYIQSFAVGLAAFLTFKNKGKLAQTMLFAVTACIAVLYFWYYGFEVMQKANLVLRYLSVTQVSIVMSCLIMNAVIDIFVFRKAKLVGGISWGKMPVRSQYALILLCIVIVILMGLMGFIRSGLRMDWHVYGILQDTSQWAYTPTLSFMGRVVGLIVALFLGLVAFVFWLANLGESKGKTATQ, from the coding sequence TGCTACTGAAGAAGAGTCTCCTGGCATGGAATTACCGCAATTTGAAGCGGGTCAGGCCCCTGAGGGTGAGAGTGGAGCAACGCCTGAAGCTGCAGAAGAGGAAGAGTTGGAGGTGGTTCAATACCGGACATTTTTTGGGTTAGACTCCCGTGTTGTTGTTTGGATTGTTTCCGAGCTGCATCTTATGTTTGCAGCATTCGTTCTTGGCGTTCCTATTTTTGCGGTAATTGTTGAAATTGTTGGTTACAAGGGTGGAGACGTGAAATATGATAAAATGGCGAAGGAATTTACCAAACTCCTGTCTGCTGCTTTTGCTACCACGGCATCGCTTGGTGGACTGCTTGCATTCTGCCTTTTTGGTCTTTATCCTGAGTTCATGAGCCACATGACGAATGTCTTTGCTCCAACCATGTATATTTATGCCTTGTTATTTTTCGGAGAGGCGTTTACCCTTTACGGATATTATTATTCGTGGGATATTCTTAAGGGAACTGCGTTCAGGAAATGGTCCCACATATCGCTTGGAGTCATGCTCAATCTCTTCGGCACATCTTTGATGTTCCTGACCAATTCATGGGCAACCTATATGATGAGTCCCAGTGGCGTTTCACCTGCAACAGGCAGAGTATTAAGTTTGTATCATGCCTTTTATAATGAGCTATGGATGCCGGTAAATATTCACAGGTTAATCGCTAATGTATGTTTTGGCGGATTTATTGTTGGGGCGTATGCGGCAGTGAAATTTCTGGGAGCCAGGACGGAAGAGGAAAAAGCACATTACGACTGGATGGGGTATGTTGGTAACTTTATTGGTATAGGGGCGCTGATCCCATTGCCATTTGCAGGATACTGGCTGGGCCGGGAGGTTTACAGCGCCAGCCCTGTAATGGGCAATATTATGATGGGGGGAGCTTTCTCCTGGACATTTATTATTCAGGCTATCCTGATCGGCATGCTCTTTATTGGGGCCAACTACTACCTCTGGCTGGGAATGGGAAGAATTAAAGGCTCCGAGCGTTACACGAAATTCATTAAGTATCTGGTGTTCATAATTTTTGCATGTTTTGCCGTGTGGCTGACCCCGCATAATCTGCCTTTAAGCGGTGAAGAAAGGGCTATGATTGGCGAGCAATACCACCCCTTTTCCAAGTATTTTGGTGTTATGGCTGCAAAAAATGCGGTAGTTAATATGATTATTCTTGCAACGTTTTTTTCGTTTCTTATCTATCGCCGGAGCAATAAGGGTGAAACGGTACCATTTTCAGAACAGGGAAGGGCCGGTAAGATTGGCATATTTTCAGCTCTTATCTTCTGTTTGTTGATGCTGGTTTCCTATGCAGTATCACTGAACTTTGTAGAGCTTGAGGCCAACATAAAGGAATTTGTCAAGCCATTGATAACTTCATTATATATTCAGTCATTTGCAGTTGGCCTGGCTGCATTCCTGACATTTAAAAACAAAGGAAAGTTGGCACAAACCATGCTGTTTGCTGTAACCGCATGTATTGCAGTGCTCTACTTCTGGTATTATGGGTTTGAAGTTATGCAGAAGGCAAATCTGGTCTTACGATATTTGTCTGTAACACAGGTTTCCATTGTGATGAGTTGCCTGATTATGAATGCTGTTATTGACATCTTTGTGTTCCGCAAAGCGAAGCTGGTCGGAGGTATTAGCTGGGGGAAAATGCCGGTAAGATCCCAATATGCGTTAATTCTTTTGTGTATCGTCATTGTCATCCTGATGGGTTTGATGGGCTTTATACGTTCCGGTTTACGGATGGACTGGCATGTCTATGGTATATTGCAGGATACCTCACAATGGGCATATACTCCGACATTATCATTTATGGGGCGTGTGGTTGGCCTGATTGTTGCCCTTTTCCTTGGCCTTGTTGCATTTGTATTTTGGCTGGCAAACCTTGGTGAGTCAAAAGGGAAAACGGCAACTCAATAG
- a CDS encoding cytochrome c: MANKRSTYLMMWMVFVVICVFLFLRYASPKIFQVLMAKGHPMPTPSTLMMWYMIMGVLAGLVYATTSNQKFADFLSFLLPEHGSLIKSFLQKVLFVTFPLIIGWFVYSWSIPGAASPVELRIQHPTLPQNYEKQENPFRQKDAETQRRCVEEGKILFQTYCRPCHGSKADGNGPFANSFRLRPINFQDPGTIATVVDNYLFWRIKEGAPGLPSESTPWDSAMPAWKDDLKDDEIWKIIMGEYDTAGVMPRQREKLE, encoded by the coding sequence ATGGCTAATAAACGCAGTACGTATTTGATGATGTGGATGGTTTTTGTTGTTATTTGTGTGTTTTTGTTTCTCAGATATGCTTCACCAAAGATCTTTCAGGTATTAATGGCAAAGGGCCACCCAATGCCTACACCAAGCACTTTAATGATGTGGTATATGATTATGGGTGTGCTTGCCGGTTTGGTATATGCGACTACCAGTAATCAGAAATTTGCTGATTTTCTTAGTTTTTTGTTGCCGGAACATGGATCACTAATTAAATCTTTCCTGCAGAAAGTGTTGTTTGTAACTTTTCCGCTTATCATAGGATGGTTTGTATATTCGTGGTCAATTCCCGGGGCAGCTTCGCCAGTTGAATTAAGGATACAGCATCCGACGTTACCGCAAAATTACGAAAAACAAGAGAATCCGTTCAGACAAAAAGATGCAGAGACGCAAAGAAGATGTGTTGAAGAAGGTAAGATACTCTTTCAAACATACTGCCGTCCTTGCCATGGTTCAAAAGCTGACGGGAATGGTCCCTTTGCAAATTCATTTCGTTTAAGACCGATCAACTTCCAGGATCCGGGAACTATTGCAACGGTTGTGGATAATTATCTCTTCTGGCGTATTAAGGAAGGTGCCCCTGGCCTTCCTTCCGAATCAACTCCGTGGGATTCCGCTATGCCTGCATGGAAGGATGATTTGAAGGATGATGAGATATGGAAAATAATTATGGGTGAATATGATACAGCCGGTGTTATGCCGCGCCAGAGGGAAAAACTTGAATAA
- a CDS encoding c-type cytochrome, with protein MNKSMLKIAAFGIAVIGFYIYITVYVAGLSGTGGGGDAGGVSPEAGEEIFWGDGQCGTCHKIGSTGSATRGPDQENLALRAEDRAKELGMASGLDYLVESIVDPDKYIVEGYDKIMPKVYDPPIMLSREKILAVLAYLQSLGGDPDINAIMKYKDKIPEASKKKIKKWVPPIVVDVKEGEKVFFDETRPVTCGKCHVINGKGKKVGPELTGIGAIQTPEYLIESVLQPSAVIVKGYETMYVITEDGIPYNGLIKSETDEELVLLLEESGEIEEIVIPKDEIEDMRRQDVSIMPGNIGELLSVRDFYGIISFLMSQK; from the coding sequence ATGAATAAAAGCATGTTAAAAATTGCAGCTTTTGGAATAGCAGTTATAGGATTTTATATCTATATTACGGTGTATGTTGCAGGGCTTTCCGGTACAGGGGGCGGTGGTGATGCAGGGGGGGTTAGTCCCGAGGCTGGTGAAGAAATATTTTGGGGCGACGGACAATGTGGTACCTGCCATAAGATAGGTTCAACCGGAAGTGCGACTAGGGGACCTGATCAGGAAAATCTTGCATTGCGTGCAGAAGACCGTGCAAAAGAACTGGGAATGGCTTCCGGGCTTGATTATCTTGTGGAGTCGATTGTCGATCCGGATAAATATATTGTGGAAGGGTATGATAAAATTATGCCCAAGGTTTACGATCCGCCCATCATGCTATCTCGTGAAAAAATTCTGGCTGTGCTGGCCTATCTTCAGTCTCTGGGTGGAGATCCCGATATTAACGCCATTATGAAATACAAGGATAAGATACCTGAAGCTTCCAAAAAGAAGATTAAGAAATGGGTACCGCCTATCGTTGTTGATGTTAAGGAAGGTGAGAAGGTGTTTTTTGATGAAACGCGCCCTGTTACCTGCGGTAAATGCCATGTTATCAACGGAAAAGGTAAGAAAGTAGGCCCGGAACTTACCGGTATTGGTGCGATTCAGACACCGGAATACCTTATCGAATCAGTCCTTCAGCCCAGCGCAGTAATTGTGAAGGGGTATGAAACGATGTATGTTATCACAGAAGATGGTATTCCCTATAACGGATTGATTAAAAGTGAAACAGATGAGGAATTGGTACTCTTGCTGGAAGAGAGCGGTGAAATTGAGGAGATTGTGATTCCAAAGGATGAGATTGAAGATATGAGAAGACAGGATGTTTCGATTATGCCAGGTAATATAGGTGAGTTACTGAGTGTAAGAGATTTTTATGGAATTATATCCTTTTTGATGAGTCAAAAATAG